From one Nonomuraea polychroma genomic stretch:
- a CDS encoding FxsB family cyclophane-forming radical SAM/SPASM peptide maturase has protein sequence MLGSPDSGPLRTTEFPDRLDVDTLLAEGWKPLAFQQFILKIHSRCDLACRYCYVYEMADQSWRARPRRMSEAIADRAVERIAEHASRHDLAEIDVILHGGEPLLAGPELISRVVCGVRGAVDTGTRVNVNVQTNGVRLDEAYLRLFESLEIRVGVSMDGDAEGQDRHRRLPNGRGSHAVVSESLRRLSAGPYHHLFSGLLCTIDVRNDPVRTYQALLEYDPPAIDFLLPHGNWATPPPFREPGSPETPYADWLIPIFDFWYDSPVLQTEIRLFREIMRLLMGSPSRAESVGLSPVRMVVIETDGSIEQSDILKSTYHGAPETRLHVLRDPLDNALLHPSIVARQIGELALSPVCRRCDIVSTCGGGLYAHRYSAATGFAEPSVYCADMYRLITYIATRCARDMARLRGAG, from the coding sequence TTGTTAGGAAGCCCTGATTCGGGACCGCTGCGCACCACGGAGTTCCCGGATCGCCTCGACGTCGACACGTTACTGGCGGAGGGCTGGAAGCCACTCGCCTTCCAGCAGTTCATCCTGAAGATCCACAGCCGCTGCGACCTCGCCTGCCGGTACTGCTATGTGTACGAGATGGCGGACCAGAGCTGGCGCGCGCGGCCGCGCAGGATGTCCGAGGCCATCGCCGACCGCGCCGTCGAGCGCATCGCCGAGCACGCCTCCCGCCACGACCTGGCGGAGATCGACGTCATCTTGCACGGCGGCGAGCCGCTGCTGGCCGGCCCCGAGCTCATCTCCCGCGTGGTGTGCGGCGTGCGCGGCGCGGTGGACACGGGCACGAGGGTCAACGTCAACGTCCAGACCAACGGCGTCCGGCTGGACGAGGCGTACCTGCGGTTGTTCGAATCCTTGGAGATCCGCGTCGGCGTGAGCATGGACGGCGACGCCGAAGGGCAGGACCGGCACCGCCGCCTCCCCAACGGGCGCGGCAGCCACGCCGTGGTCAGCGAGTCGCTGCGGAGGCTGTCCGCGGGCCCGTACCATCACCTCTTCAGCGGCCTCCTGTGCACGATCGACGTACGCAACGATCCGGTGCGGACCTACCAGGCGCTGCTGGAGTACGACCCGCCGGCGATCGACTTCCTGCTGCCGCACGGCAACTGGGCCACTCCACCGCCGTTCCGCGAACCCGGCTCGCCCGAGACGCCGTACGCCGACTGGCTGATCCCGATCTTCGACTTCTGGTACGACAGCCCCGTCCTGCAGACCGAGATCCGGCTGTTCAGGGAGATCATGCGGCTGCTGATGGGCAGCCCTTCACGTGCGGAGAGTGTGGGGCTGTCACCCGTCCGCATGGTGGTGATCGAGACCGACGGGAGCATCGAGCAGTCCGACATACTCAAGAGCACCTACCACGGCGCTCCCGAGACCCGGCTGCACGTGCTCCGCGACCCCCTGGACAACGCGCTGCTGCACCCGTCGATCGTCGCCCGCCAGATCGGCGAGCTGGCCCTCTCCCCGGTCTGCCGCCGCTGCGACATCGTGTCCACCTGCGGAGGCGGCCTGTACGCTCACCGCTACAGCGCGGCCACCGGGTTCGCCGAGCCGTCCGTCTACTGCGCCGACATGTACCGGCTGATCACGTACATCGCGACGCGATGCGCACGGGACATGGCGCGGCTGCGGGGAGCCGGATGA